One window of the Triticum dicoccoides isolate Atlit2015 ecotype Zavitan chromosome 3B, WEW_v2.0, whole genome shotgun sequence genome contains the following:
- the LOC119278666 gene encoding uncharacterized protein LOC119278666 — MEPATFFRCVPDHGEDDDDEQSSGGCFLDVYVHGARGIHNICIYADQDVYARFSLTSSPGHAPALSTRVAARGGASPRFDERLPPVRVRRGRLGTDALKCEVWMRSCAESVLEDQLLGFALVPLAAVAAADGARVERREFSLSSTDLTHSPAGTVSLSLALRSGRGDACIAGPSDRAAAEPSITSEVVILEPPAPPVDYLGIEFPDLNTAKENDDMAVQYLPFLHLGVAPQVAMETGTSPRGENSMSVSSEGSKNASTTTTTSDDRAIDVSSSAATEKPHRHDGAHEATVSAPMCCGAPDTPTSNGGPAYGKEKVDVFKSPMAAGDVIDMEAEQSAMQRQIMEMYVKSMQQFTESLGAMRLPMELDGDGGAGVVVQRDEKKPEPEARKDGARVFYGSRAFF; from the coding sequence ATGGAGCCGGCGACGTTCTTCCGGTGCGTGCCGGACCAtggggaggacgacgacgacgagcaGAGCAGCGGCGGGTGCTTCCTGGACGTGTACGTGCACGGCGCGCGCGGCATCCACAACATCTGCATCTACGCGGACCAGGACGTGTACGCGCGCTTCTCCCTCACGTCCAGCCCGGGCCACGCGCCGGCGCTCTCCACGCGCGTGGCTGCCAGGGGCGGCGCCAGCCCGCGCTTCGACGAGCGCCTCCCGCCGGTGCGCGTCCGCCGGGGCAGGCTCGGCACCGACGCGCTCAAGTGCGAGGTGTGGATGCGCAGCTGCGCAGAGAGCGTCCTCGAGGACCAGCTCCTCGGGTTCGCGCTCGTGCCGCTCGCCGCCGTCGCGGCCGCTGACGGCGCGCGGGTGGAGCGGCGGGAGTTCTCCCTCTCTTCGACAGATCTCACCCACTCGCCCGCCGGCACGGTGAGCCTGTCCCTCGCCCTCCGCTCCGGCCGCGGCGACGCGTGTATCGCGGGGCCGTCAGACCGCGCCGCGGCGGAGCCGTCGATCACGTCTGAGGTGGTCATCCTTGAGCCGCCAGCGCCGCCGGTGGACTACTTGGGTATCGAGTTCCCTGACCTCAACACGGCCAAAGAGAACGACGACATGGCCGTCCAGTACCTGCCGTTCTTGCACCTCGGGGTGGCGCCACAGGTGGCCATGGAGACGGGCACGAGCCCACGCGGCGAGAATTCGATGTCGGTGTCCTCGGAGGGAAGCAAGAACGCCTCGACGACCACCACGACCAGCGACGACAGGGCGATCGATGTCTCCTCCTCGGCGGCGACAGAGAAGCCGCATCGGCACGACGGCGCCCACGAGGCCACCGTGTCGGCGCCGATGTGCTGCGGCGCGCCGGACACGCCGACGTCCAACGGAGGACCGGCGTATGGCAAGGAGAAGGTCGACGTTTTCAAGTCTCCCATGGCCGCCGGCGACGTCATCGACATGGAGGCGGAGCAGAGCGCGATGCAGCGGCAGATCATGGAGATGTACGTGAAGAGCATGCAGCAGTTCACCGAGTCGCTGGGCGCGATGAGGCTGCCGATGGAgctcgacggcgacggcggcgccggGGTGGTCGTTCAGAGGGACGAGAAGAAGCCGGAGCCGGAGGCGAGGAAGGACGGGGCGAGGGTCTTCTACGGAAGCAGAGCTTTCTTCTGA